The following are from one region of the Pelagibius sp. CAU 1746 genome:
- a CDS encoding proton-conducting transporter membrane subunit produces the protein MSPEASIIAALLLPAIGTLGILLAGRFSANLREAVTLVTAVLLAANVLSLLPEVLAGARPAVHLATLVPGIDIAFKVEPLGMLFATIASGLWIVNSLYSIGYMRGNNEKHQTRFYAFFALAIVAAMGVAFASNLFTLYLFYEALTLSTYPLVTHKGDENSVRSARVYLGILLLTSIGLLLPAVIWTYGVAGTGDFADGGILAGKISGPAVGLLLGLFVFGIGKAALMPVHRWLPAAMVAPTPVSALLHAVAVVKAGVFTILKVVFYVFGVDFLAAAPSADWLLYAAAFTILAASLVALRQQNLKRLLAYSTCSQLSYVVLAAALFKPLAEVGAVLHIAAHAFAKITLFFAAGAIYTASKKTEVHQLRGIGRRMPWTMAAFTIGALSMIGVPPTGGFISKWYLLAGAYEADNYAAMATVVLSTALNAAYFLPIIVLAWFAREEASPGSAGAAATSSIKKEHGEAPFPAVLALTITAGLTIAFFFFHQPAVRLASEIPMGMP, from the coding sequence ATGAGCCCCGAAGCCTCCATCATCGCCGCGCTGCTCCTGCCCGCGATCGGAACCCTCGGCATCCTGCTGGCGGGGCGCTTCAGTGCCAACCTGCGCGAGGCCGTGACGCTGGTAACCGCGGTCCTGCTGGCCGCCAACGTCTTGAGCCTGTTGCCCGAGGTGCTGGCCGGCGCCCGCCCCGCGGTCCACCTCGCCACCCTGGTCCCGGGCATCGACATCGCGTTCAAGGTCGAACCGCTGGGCATGCTCTTTGCGACCATCGCCTCGGGGCTGTGGATCGTGAATTCGCTCTACTCCATCGGCTACATGCGCGGCAACAACGAGAAGCATCAGACCCGCTTCTACGCCTTCTTCGCGCTCGCCATCGTCGCCGCCATGGGGGTCGCCTTTGCGTCGAACCTCTTCACGCTCTACCTGTTCTACGAAGCCCTGACCCTCTCGACCTACCCGCTGGTGACGCACAAGGGCGACGAGAACTCCGTCCGCTCGGCCCGTGTCTATCTCGGCATCCTCCTTTTGACGTCCATCGGTCTCCTGCTGCCGGCCGTCATCTGGACCTATGGCGTCGCGGGCACCGGCGACTTCGCCGACGGAGGCATCTTGGCCGGCAAGATCAGCGGCCCGGCCGTCGGTCTGCTGCTCGGACTCTTTGTCTTCGGCATCGGCAAGGCCGCGCTGATGCCGGTACACCGCTGGCTACCGGCCGCCATGGTCGCGCCGACGCCGGTCAGCGCCCTGCTGCATGCCGTCGCCGTGGTGAAGGCCGGCGTCTTCACCATCCTGAAGGTCGTCTTCTACGTTTTCGGGGTCGACTTCCTGGCCGCGGCCCCCAGCGCCGACTGGCTGCTCTATGCCGCCGCCTTCACCATCCTGGCCGCCAGCCTCGTCGCCCTGCGCCAGCAGAACCTGAAACGGCTGCTGGCCTATTCGACCTGCTCGCAGCTCTCCTACGTGGTCCTGGCCGCGGCGCTCTTCAAACCGCTGGCCGAAGTCGGCGCCGTGCTGCACATCGCCGCCCATGCCTTTGCCAAGATCACCCTGTTCTTCGCCGCCGGCGCGATCTACACCGCCTCGAAGAAGACGGAGGTTCACCAACTGCGCGGCATCGGCCGGCGCATGCCCTGGACCATGGCCGCCTTCACTATCGGCGCCTTGAGCATGATCGGCGTGCCGCCGACCGGCGGGTTCATTTCCAAATGGTATCTCCTGGCCGGCGCCTACGAGGCCGACAACTATGCCGCCATGGCGACCGTCGTGCTCAGCACCGCTCTGAACGCCGCCTATTTCCTGCCGATCATCGTCCTTGCCTGGTTCGCCCGCGAGGAAGCCTCTCCCGGCAGTGCCGGCGCCGCGGCGACATCGTCAATCAAGAAGGAACACGGCGAGGCACCCTTCCCGGCCGTCCTGGCGCTCACCATCACGGCTGGCCTGACCATCGCCTTCTTCTTCTTCCATCAGCCGGCGGTCAGGCTCGCCAGCGAGATTCCCATGGGTATGCCCTGA